The following proteins are encoded in a genomic region of Helicobacter macacae MIT 99-5501:
- a CDS encoding sodium-dependent transporter → MRPAFSQIGFILAALGSSIGLGHIWRFPYMAGENGGGAFVLLFLVLALCVGVSLLIAEMLIGNRGKGDMPECFATLSKNPKTLWRYTGIALLGGVLILSFYCVILGWILYYLIFVSFSLPSSMQASQGIFSTLMSEGVEAQILCFFATLFCTAFIVSFGIKKGIERLNVILMPLLFIIFIALLVYASFQPSFLRAVHFLFDFKYEDITPSVLISALAQMFFSLSLGVGTIMTYSAMSEDKQNLLKSAVWVVIPGLIISLIAGLMIFTFYFGYDGELGQGSGESVNLVFISLPLIFSEFGNVGVILSVAFLSALLFAGITSTVSLLEPSVYFLINRFKVHRIIATFGISAVVFCIGLVALYSMSARGEHLIFGGKSVFLWLDFVSSSVIMPISVLFATFFVGFVLAKAKVDKGAKRVKGGQLREYTRDFLSDRAFGLWLFALRYIAPVIIVGILAYKVITEL, encoded by the coding sequence ATGCGTCCAGCCTTTTCACAAATCGGCTTTATTCTAGCTGCGCTTGGTAGCTCTATCGGGCTGGGACATATTTGGCGATTTCCGTATATGGCAGGGGAGAATGGTGGTGGCGCATTTGTATTACTATTTTTGGTGCTAGCTTTGTGTGTGGGGGTTAGCCTACTTATCGCTGAAATGCTTATAGGCAATCGTGGAAAAGGCGATATGCCCGAGTGCTTTGCCACTCTTAGTAAAAATCCAAAAACCTTGTGGCGATATACAGGGATTGCCCTGCTTGGTGGGGTGTTGATTTTGTCATTTTATTGTGTGATTTTGGGGTGGATTTTGTATTATCTTATTTTTGTGAGTTTTAGCCTGCCTAGCAGTATGCAAGCCTCGCAAGGAATCTTTTCCACTCTTATGAGCGAGGGTGTGGAAGCACAGATTTTGTGCTTTTTTGCGACACTTTTTTGCACGGCTTTTATTGTCTCTTTTGGGATAAAAAAGGGTATTGAGCGATTAAATGTCATTTTGATGCCTTTGCTATTTATCATTTTTATTGCTTTGCTTGTTTATGCAAGTTTTCAGCCGAGTTTTTTGCGTGCTGTGCATTTTTTATTTGATTTTAAGTATGAGGATATTACTCCTAGCGTGCTTATTAGCGCATTAGCTCAAATGTTTTTCTCTCTCTCACTTGGGGTTGGGACGATTATGACTTATTCAGCGATGAGTGAGGATAAGCAAAATCTCCTAAAAAGCGCGGTTTGGGTGGTTATCCCGGGGCTTATTATTTCGCTTATCGCGGGGCTTATGATATTTACTTTTTACTTTGGCTATGATGGCGAGCTAGGGCAGGGTTCTGGCGAGAGTGTAAATCTAGTATTTATCTCACTGCCACTTATTTTTTCAGAATTTGGCAATGTAGGCGTGATTTTGAGTGTGGCGTTTTTGAGCGCGTTATTATTTGCTGGTATCACTTCTACTGTGTCATTGCTAGAGCCTAGCGTATATTTTCTCATAAATCGTTTTAAAGTCCATAGAATAATCGCTACTTTTGGGATTAGCGCGGTGGTGTTTTGCATAGGGCTTGTGGCGTTGTATTCGATGAGTGCGCGTGGAGAACATCTCATTTTTGGTGGGAAAAGTGTATTTTTGTGGTTAGATTTTGTAAGCTCTAGCGTGATAATGCCTATTAGCGTGCTTTTTGCTACTTTTTTTGTGGGATTTGTGCTAGCCAAAGCTAAGGTGGATAAAGGAGCTAAGAGGGTAAAAGGAGGACAGCTTAGAGAATACACACGCGATTTTTTAAGCGATAGAGCATTTGGGCTATGGCTTTTTGCACTGCGCTATATCGCTCCTGTGATTATTGTGGGGATTTTGGCTTACAAAGTCATCACAGAATTATAG
- the hypE gene encoding hydrogenase expression/formation protein HypE gives MQKKRTQYTHATIPLAAGSGGAASDELIREIFLPHLGRFFVSEGEDAGVFSAGDSAKDFAISTDSFVISPIFFNGGDIGKLSICGSSNDVAMMGAKPEFITLGFMIEEGLGQDELEKIIKSIACEVECTGLKILSADTKVLPKGSIDKLFINTTCIGKVLKSGISSKALQNGDKIILSAPIGAHGASIFASREGIGLHSSLQSDCAQLYEMLEPLFSGDFGIHALRDATRGGLSAVLNEWANASKAQIEIDEECIHIDKEVRGVCEILGLEAYMLANEGVCALSVEPSQASKICEILRSHPLGRYASIIGEVTEVSNTHKANPNQNLAKNAKARVVLKNKWGSKRFMEYPQGELLPRIC, from the coding sequence ATGCAAAAAAAGCGCACACAATACACCCACGCTACTATCCCTCTTGCTGCAGGTAGTGGTGGGGCAGCTAGCGATGAGCTGATAAGGGAGATATTTTTGCCACATTTGGGGAGGTTTTTTGTAAGTGAGGGGGAGGATGCGGGTGTGTTTAGTGCGGGAGATAGTGCCAAAGATTTTGCCATAAGCACGGATAGCTTTGTGATTTCGCCGATATTTTTCAATGGTGGCGACATAGGTAAGCTAAGTATTTGTGGAAGTAGTAATGATGTGGCGATGATGGGGGCAAAGCCAGAATTTATCACGCTTGGATTTATGATAGAGGAGGGGCTAGGGCAAGATGAGCTAGAAAAAATCATCAAAAGTATTGCGTGCGAGGTGGAGTGCACAGGCTTAAAAATCCTAAGCGCAGATACCAAAGTCCTGCCCAAAGGCTCGATAGATAAGCTATTTATAAACACTACTTGCATAGGCAAGGTGCTAAAGAGTGGCATTTCTAGCAAGGCATTGCAAAATGGGGATAAAATCATTCTCTCTGCACCCATAGGAGCGCACGGAGCGAGTATATTTGCAAGCAGAGAGGGGATAGGACTTCACTCAAGTCTACAAAGCGATTGCGCTCAACTCTATGAGATGCTAGAGCCGCTTTTTAGTGGCGACTTTGGGATACACGCGCTAAGAGACGCTACTAGAGGTGGGCTTTCAGCCGTGCTAAATGAATGGGCAAACGCTTCAAAAGCGCAAATAGAGATAGATGAGGAGTGCATACACATAGATAAGGAAGTGCGCGGAGTGTGTGAGATACTCGGGCTTGAAGCATATATGCTAGCAAACGAGGGAGTGTGCGCTCTAAGTGTAGAGCCAAGTCAAGCTAGCAAAATCTGTGAGATTTTGCGCTCCCACCCACTTGGCAGATATGCTTCTATCATCGGCGAAGTAACCGAAGTGAGTAACACGCACAAGGCTAATCCAAATCAAAATCTAGCAAAAAATGCAAAAGCACGCGTGGTGCTAAAAAACAAATGGGGTTCAAAGCGGTTTATGGAATATCCACAAGGCGAGCTATTGCCTAGAATCTGCTAG
- a CDS encoding disulfide bond formation protein B: MKELFDKLLTEKNFNIVMTTAVLIILVVPVGMANLYLGFVKGESPCLLCGHERLGMIIVGILGLFMVRYGVKIKYMVAVFLTGFWFLYEGLRHVGISGQGDIGQGFGEAMFGLHTYTWAFVVYWVVILAMAVMMLFIRKDNLLGKELLDSEIKIKEFSQYGKAVFVLSAFIVFTNVVQFFITNGPPPFGGRGAPAATRFTWDIGLASKFWDPVHWHENFRPGKWSLLGFNQGPKPWIAGANENQDANYPIDTNPSNSPILSQNQTPLSLIATKEIGIELKNYAGSKTYAGGLAYDKANNQFALIGTGASVYFTDSNFAESKEFATIDQPNGQDIPITVDATFFAPGKVVATAYNKAIWGVERVDSLDETDKYIQWEFLPQVEGNLLPAFGKKNEALYKNTKGQRLSLRTTRAKKNYVLSLAKDPDSRYFYMLTVAAKKAPNVILLKFDTKDNQISEETILEFGKGLQLKEGAKVNNFYITGADIVDGKMLAISKNYNALLVIDLASKAITDAYTLPNIGDASDIAIKGDELYILTREGGADKVAVVRNPIK, encoded by the coding sequence ATGAAAGAATTGTTTGACAAACTTCTCACAGAGAAGAATTTCAATATCGTAATGACAACCGCCGTGCTCATCATTTTGGTTGTTCCTGTTGGTATGGCAAACCTCTATCTAGGCTTTGTCAAAGGAGAATCTCCTTGCTTGCTTTGCGGACACGAGCGACTTGGTATGATTATCGTTGGGATTTTGGGGCTGTTTATGGTGCGCTATGGCGTGAAAATCAAGTATATGGTAGCAGTATTCCTCACAGGCTTTTGGTTCTTGTATGAGGGCTTGCGCCATGTCGGTATCAGCGGGCAAGGCGACATAGGGCAAGGCTTTGGCGAGGCAATGTTTGGCTTGCATACTTATACTTGGGCTTTTGTGGTGTATTGGGTTGTGATTTTGGCTATGGCTGTGATGATGCTCTTTATCCGCAAAGACAACTTGCTTGGCAAAGAGCTTCTAGATTCTGAAATCAAAATCAAAGAATTTAGCCAATACGGCAAAGCTGTGTTTGTGCTTTCTGCGTTTATTGTATTTACCAATGTTGTGCAGTTTTTTATTACCAATGGACCACCTCCATTTGGCGGTAGAGGCGCACCTGCGGCTACACGATTTACTTGGGATATTGGCTTAGCGTCTAAGTTTTGGGACCCTGTGCATTGGCACGAAAACTTTAGACCGGGCAAGTGGAGTTTGCTAGGGTTTAATCAAGGACCTAAGCCGTGGATTGCAGGGGCAAACGAAAATCAGGACGCAAACTACCCAATTGACACCAATCCCAGCAATTCACCGATTTTAAGTCAAAATCAAACTCCGCTTTCGCTCATAGCTACTAAAGAAATAGGCATAGAGCTTAAAAACTATGCAGGTAGCAAGACTTATGCAGGTGGTTTGGCGTATGACAAAGCAAACAATCAATTTGCCCTCATCGGCACAGGTGCTTCTGTGTATTTCACTGATAGCAACTTCGCAGAGAGCAAAGAGTTTGCCACTATCGACCAGCCAAATGGGCAAGACATTCCTATCACTGTTGATGCGACATTTTTCGCACCGGGCAAAGTCGTAGCCACTGCGTATAACAAAGCGATTTGGGGCGTGGAGCGCGTAGATAGCCTAGATGAGACTGACAAATATATTCAGTGGGAATTTTTACCTCAAGTAGAGGGCAATCTTTTGCCAGCGTTTGGTAAGAAAAACGAAGCGTTGTATAAAAATACCAAAGGACAAAGACTTTCTTTGCGCACTACAAGGGCTAAGAAAAACTATGTCTTAAGTCTTGCTAAAGACCCAGATTCAAGGTATTTTTATATGCTTACAGTAGCTGCTAAAAAAGCTCCAAATGTCATCTTGCTAAAATTTGATACCAAAGACAATCAAATCAGCGAGGAGACAATCCTAGAATTTGGCAAAGGCTTGCAGCTAAAAGAGGGCGCGAAGGTAAATAACTTCTACATTACAGGTGCGGACATTGTAGATGGCAAAATGCTAGCCATTTCTAAAAACTACAACGCACTGCTTGTAATCGACCTCGCTTCTAAAGCTATAACAGATGCTTACACACTGCCAAATATCGGCGATGCAAGCGATATAGCTATCAAGGGCGATGAACTCTATATCCTAACCCGTGAGGGCGGAGCAGACAAAGTCGCAGTGGTGAGAAATCCCATAAAATAA
- the secG gene encoding preprotein translocase subunit SecG, whose protein sequence is MSTVFVVIEIILSIIIVGVVLLQKSSNLGLGVYSGSNESLFGAKGPAGFLAKLTMFLGLLFLANTIFLGYQFNAQQEKSVFDSQKEATSKPTAPLNAPLNAPLNSPLNANPSLNSPLQSSTPSQNNPSDK, encoded by the coding sequence ATGAGCACGGTTTTTGTCGTTATTGAGATTATTTTGTCTATCATTATCGTAGGAGTAGTCCTCCTCCAAAAGTCCTCAAATCTAGGGCTTGGTGTGTATAGCGGGAGCAATGAATCCCTATTTGGCGCAAAAGGACCTGCAGGATTTTTGGCAAAACTCACAATGTTTTTGGGGCTATTATTTTTGGCAAATACGATATTTCTAGGCTATCAGTTCAACGCCCAGCAAGAAAAATCCGTCTTTGACTCACAAAAAGAAGCCACTAGCAAGCCAACCGCTCCACTAAATGCCCCTCTAAATGCACCGCTAAATTCCCCATTAAATGCTAATCCATCGCTAAATTCCCCACTGCAATCTAGCACTCCAAGCCAAAACAACCCAAGCGATAAATAA
- a CDS encoding RDD family protein, with amino-acid sequence MLTRPNRAKKSTKKLASKSQIESKNSTSPTSTPKISTQKKLAKNRHSSPLSRLTSKSSQAKMQSKIDFSSEAKSNTDSFYSLSLIASHLFLARRLKAFITDIFMLYTPILYIATYVVLGSAQEFRQNQLVIFICFAIYACIYSLFIAISGQTPGLKYANLKLIYIPKSTSKTIAKSTLDNFKDFTKDSQKVGFFRAFVRIVLWAFGVAFVFGIFTPLFSRKKEFFYDTLTSVYIIDSAKIQSKSLAT; translated from the coding sequence ATGCTAACTCGCCCAAATCGCGCAAAAAAATCCACAAAAAAACTTGCAAGCAAATCCCAAATAGAATCCAAAAACTCCACAAGCCCTACAAGCACTCCCAAAATCTCCACTCAAAAAAAGCTAGCCAAAAATCGCCATTCAAGCCCACTATCTAGGCTCACTTCAAAATCTAGCCAAGCAAAAATGCAAAGCAAAATAGATTTTAGCAGTGAAGCAAAATCTAACACAGATTCTTTTTACTCGTTGTCATTGATTGCTTCTCATCTTTTTCTTGCCCGCAGGCTAAAAGCCTTTATCACTGATATATTTATGCTTTATACACCGATATTATACATAGCCACTTATGTCGTGCTAGGTAGCGCGCAGGAGTTTAGGCAAAATCAGCTTGTGATTTTTATCTGCTTTGCCATTTATGCGTGCATTTATTCGCTTTTTATCGCCATTAGCGGGCAAACTCCCGGTCTTAAATATGCCAATCTAAAACTCATCTACATTCCAAAATCTACTTCAAAAACTATCGCAAAATCCACCTTAGACAACTTCAAAGACTTCACAAAAGATTCTCAAAAAGTCGGCTTTTTTCGTGCATTTGTGCGGATTGTTTTGTGGGCATTTGGCGTGGCATTTGTTTTTGGGATTTTTACTCCGCTTTTTTCGCGCAAAAAGGAGTTTTTTTATGACACGCTTACAAGTGTGTATATCATAGATTCTGCCAAAATCCAAAGCAAATCCCTAGCCACTTAA
- the frr gene encoding ribosome recycling factor, with protein sequence MTQEILTHAREYMEKSLESLRRDFATLRSGRVSVSILDNIRIDYYDTPTPLNQVGSVIAQDATTIVITPWEKGLLKDIEKAIQEANIGVNPNSDSDSVKLFFPPMTQEQRKGIAKEAKAMGEKAKVAIRNIRQDSNNHIKKLEKDKQITEDESKKAQDSIQKITDEMAKKVDEMVSHKEEEVMKV encoded by the coding sequence ATGACACAAGAGATTTTGACTCACGCACGCGAGTATATGGAAAAATCGCTAGAATCTTTGCGCAGAGATTTTGCTACTTTGCGAAGTGGCAGGGTGTCTGTAAGTATCCTAGATAATATCCGTATAGACTACTATGACACCCCTACCCCGCTAAATCAAGTCGGCTCTGTCATCGCCCAAGATGCTACTACCATAGTGATAACCCCTTGGGAAAAAGGGCTACTAAAAGATATAGAAAAAGCTATCCAAGAAGCAAATATCGGGGTAAATCCAAATAGTGATAGCGATAGCGTGAAGCTGTTTTTCCCCCCTATGACACAAGAGCAGCGCAAAGGCATAGCCAAAGAAGCAAAGGCTATGGGAGAGAAAGCAAAAGTCGCCATTCGCAATATCCGTCAAGACAGCAACAACCACATAAAAAAGCTTGAAAAAGATAAGCAAATCACAGAAGATGAGAGCAAAAAAGCTCAAGATAGCATACAAAAAATCACCGATGAAATGGCAAAAAAAGTCGATGAAATGGTTTCTCACAAGGAAGAAGAAGTGATGAAAGTCTAG
- a CDS encoding C40 family peptidase has protein sequence MRFYKRFYSIFYKRNFCLRALLFGVRVYASQVRASASTYIGISSISVCALLLSGCAFLDFNKSARISGYQQTRQNLFATSSTTKSSTKSKQTSQQAKDFTQSTQSEQSMQGAQSAQNLDLQSLDSQSEDFAPILTSPDSTLFGAEPENEILSKLYQQQKSWEKTPYRSGGIKREGADCSGFVMVVFDESFSLKLPRITLNQMAQGEKIGGRHTPTKNIQPADLLFFRTGRGAHGYHVGIYLQNGDFMHLSTKGGAKIVNISNKYWKNRLRKVVRYEIP, from the coding sequence ATGAGATTTTATAAAAGATTTTATAGCATTTTTTACAAGAGAAATTTTTGCTTGCGCGCATTGCTATTTGGTGTGCGTGTCTATGCCTCCCAAGTGCGAGCTAGCGCAAGCACATATATTGGCATAAGTAGCATAAGTGTATGTGCACTCTTGCTAAGTGGGTGTGCGTTTTTGGATTTTAACAAATCTGCAAGGATAAGTGGCTATCAGCAAACAAGGCAAAATCTTTTTGCCACTTCAAGCACTACAAAATCTAGCACAAAATCTAAACAAACCTCGCAACAAGCCAAAGATTTTACTCAAAGCACACAGAGCGAACAAAGTATGCAAGGAGCACAAAGTGCGCAAAATCTAGATTTGCAAAGCTTAGATTCTCAAAGTGAGGATTTTGCTCCTATTTTGACTTCGCCTGATTCCACGCTTTTTGGAGCAGAACCTGAAAATGAAATCCTCTCCAAACTATATCAGCAGCAAAAAAGCTGGGAAAAAACCCCCTATCGTTCGGGTGGGATAAAGCGCGAGGGTGCGGATTGTAGTGGGTTTGTTATGGTGGTGTTTGATGAGAGTTTCTCACTCAAACTCCCTAGAATCACGCTAAATCAAATGGCGCAGGGCGAAAAAATCGGTGGCAGGCACACGCCCACAAAAAATATTCAGCCTGCAGATTTGTTGTTTTTTCGCACGGGTAGGGGTGCGCACGGCTATCACGTAGGGATTTATCTCCAAAACGGCGATTTTATGCACTTATCGACAAAAGGTGGGGCAAAAATTGTGAATATCTCAAATAAGTATTGGAAAAATAGGCTTAGAAAAGTCGTGCGCTACGAGATTCCATAG
- the pyrE gene encoding orotate phosphoribosyltransferase gives MSLNVAQIYKDAKALLEGHFLLSSGNHSTHYLQSARVLENPQQAQVLARALATQIQEANIIVDSVCSPALGGILAGYELARALGVRFIFTERVDGEMQLRRGFEVGAGERFLICEDIITTGGSALESARCIEFLGGKVVAYAGLANRGYCTRVGSNLSKKPECRLPDNIPLFALEDFVFDMYEPSSCPMCVQNLSKAIKPGSRGN, from the coding sequence ATGTCGCTTAATGTCGCTCAAATCTACAAAGACGCAAAAGCCTTGCTAGAGGGGCATTTCCTCCTTAGCAGTGGCAATCACTCCACACACTACTTACAATCCGCCCGCGTGCTAGAAAATCCACAGCAAGCCCAAGTGCTAGCACGCGCACTTGCCACACAGATACAAGAAGCAAATATCATCGTTGATAGTGTGTGCTCTCCTGCACTTGGTGGGATTTTGGCTGGCTATGAGCTAGCACGCGCACTTGGCGTGCGATTTATTTTCACCGAACGAGTAGATGGCGAAATGCAGCTTCGCAGAGGATTTGAAGTGGGGGCAGGCGAGAGATTTCTTATCTGTGAGGATATTATTACCACAGGGGGTTCTGCACTAGAGTCTGCGCGGTGTATTGAGTTTTTGGGTGGCAAAGTAGTGGCGTATGCGGGGCTAGCAAATCGTGGATATTGCACTCGTGTAGGCTCAAATCTATCCAAAAAGCCCGAGTGTCGCCTGCCTGATAATATCCCTCTTTTCGCGCTAGAGGATTTTGTGTTTGATATGTATGAGCCAAGTTCTTGCCCAATGTGCGTGCAAAATCTAAGCAAAGCTATCAAGCCGGGTTCGCGTGGCAACTAA
- a CDS encoding Na/Pi cotransporter family protein, with protein sequence MLARFQGVIKQYYFAVIVILVIYALAVNEQVGKLCAGVAILLFGMLFLGEGFRAFSGGFLERVLAKYTKNSIKSIMFGTLATTIMQSSSLVSVLAISFVSASLIGLTQGIGVMFGANLGNTAGSWLIVGASSINISALALPLIVGGLLFNFQASKTYKGIGKVLAGLGFFFLGVFYIKAGFESFHGVMDLSQYKLDGYKEVFGFLLLGALITSIIQSSHATLAIIITAFLEQQISYTAALSAVLGTSVGGVVTALVASLSANVNGRRLAIANCMFNFTTVLIVAVFFPYFLDLNNFLGDTFGFAKTLEEGNSCLLRLALFHTLFNVFGVVLLIGFIPAMANFLNKALKSDTKTQTVSTPLFISEILLSYPDTAMGALNNEVKHLYDNAYMIISRAIGFHREDISSSAAFSSLIKKKDLLKADIDIAELYNTQIKTLFNAIMDFSTKLQVFTTNREHIERIVSIQIASRKIAEATKNIGLLEDNMKKYSTGSNAALKKEYDDMRLDLGKLLRMIEHIKKAPKDDRKDAKKLLKEQKKFFKLQDREAFDIVEALINRKAVSAAEGTSLLNDLSFINNVAKELIGAINHIYGLSKNTYIGKKSKKKREALLNKQKESSAKNPKVQKDSKETKSTKKTPSTREGKKSTPTTKKSAEKVVKK encoded by the coding sequence ATGTTGGCACGATTTCAAGGGGTAATAAAGCAGTATTATTTCGCAGTGATTGTCATACTTGTGATATATGCACTAGCAGTAAATGAGCAAGTAGGCAAACTTTGTGCGGGGGTAGCGATTTTGCTATTTGGTATGCTATTTTTGGGTGAGGGATTCCGCGCATTCTCGGGCGGGTTTTTGGAGAGGGTGCTAGCAAAATACACCAAAAATTCCATAAAAAGCATTATGTTTGGGACACTTGCTACGACTATTATGCAAAGCTCTAGCCTTGTATCTGTGCTTGCGATTTCTTTTGTGAGTGCTTCACTCATCGGGCTTACGCAAGGTATTGGCGTTATGTTTGGGGCAAATCTAGGAAATACCGCTGGCTCTTGGCTGATTGTAGGTGCTTCATCGATAAATATTTCCGCACTTGCCTTGCCTCTAATCGTAGGTGGACTACTATTTAATTTCCAAGCATCTAAGACATACAAAGGCATAGGAAAGGTGCTTGCAGGGCTTGGATTTTTCTTTTTGGGTGTGTTTTATATAAAGGCAGGTTTTGAGAGTTTCCACGGGGTTATGGATTTATCCCAATACAAACTTGACGGCTATAAAGAAGTATTTGGATTTTTGCTTTTGGGTGCACTCATCACTTCGATTATCCAAAGCTCTCACGCCACACTTGCTATCATCATTACAGCATTTTTGGAGCAGCAAATCAGCTACACAGCAGCACTTAGTGCAGTGCTTGGGACAAGCGTAGGTGGCGTAGTAACCGCGCTTGTAGCTTCCCTAAGTGCAAATGTGAATGGGCGAAGACTTGCCATAGCAAATTGTATGTTTAACTTCACAACCGTGCTTATTGTCGCGGTATTTTTCCCTTATTTTTTAGACTTAAATAACTTCTTAGGCGATACTTTTGGATTTGCCAAAACACTAGAAGAGGGTAATTCTTGCCTACTGCGCTTGGCACTTTTCCACACGCTGTTTAATGTGTTTGGTGTGGTGCTACTTATCGGCTTTATCCCTGCTATGGCAAATTTCCTAAACAAAGCCCTAAAAAGCGATACCAAGACACAGACTGTGTCTACTCCGCTTTTTATCAGTGAGATTTTGCTATCCTATCCTGACACTGCTATGGGTGCGCTAAACAACGAAGTCAAGCACCTCTATGATAATGCCTATATGATTATCTCTAGGGCTATTGGATTTCATAGGGAGGATATTTCTTCAAGTGCGGCGTTTTCTAGCCTCATAAAGAAAAAAGACTTGCTAAAAGCTGACATAGACATAGCAGAGCTGTATAACACACAGATAAAAACCCTCTTTAATGCGATTATGGATTTCTCCACAAAGTTGCAGGTTTTTACCACCAATAGAGAGCATATCGAGCGAATCGTATCCATACAAATCGCCTCACGCAAAATCGCTGAAGCCACCAAAAATATAGGCTTGCTAGAGGATAATATGAAAAAATATTCCACAGGAAGCAATGCCGCACTTAAGAAAGAATATGATGATATGAGGCTTGATTTGGGTAAGCTACTTCGTATGATAGAGCATATCAAAAAAGCCCCCAAAGATGACAGAAAAGACGCCAAAAAGCTACTAAAAGAGCAAAAGAAATTCTTTAAACTCCAAGATAGAGAGGCGTTTGACATTGTCGAAGCCCTAATCAATCGCAAGGCGGTAAGTGCAGCAGAGGGGACATCTCTACTAAATGACTTATCTTTCATCAATAATGTAGCAAAAGAGCTTATAGGTGCGATAAACCATATCTATGGACTATCCAAAAACACCTACATAGGCAAAAAGAGCAAAAAGAAGCGAGAGGCTTTGCTAAACAAACAAAAAGAATCTAGTGCAAAAAATCCAAAAGTGCAAAAAGATTCCAAAGAAACAAAAAGCACCAAAAAAACTCCTAGCACAAGAGAGGGCAAAAAAAGCACTCCCACCACGAAAAAGAGTGCAGAAAAAGTAGTCAAAAAATAG
- the xseB gene encoding exodeoxyribonuclease VII small subunit: protein MENFEEKIQKTKEILSKLNAEDLSLKESLELYKVGMQELKLAQEMLEKAQMEYEEIKQNEQDKQEK, encoded by the coding sequence ATGGAGAATTTTGAAGAGAAAATCCAAAAGACAAAAGAGATTTTAAGCAAGCTAAACGCAGAGGACTTGAGCTTAAAAGAAAGCCTAGAGCTATACAAAGTTGGTATGCAAGAGCTAAAGCTAGCCCAAGAAATGCTAGAAAAAGCGCAAATGGAATATGAGGAGATAAAGCAAAATGAGCAAGACAAACAAGAGAAATGA
- a CDS encoding carbon-nitrogen hydrolase family protein: MKITIFQQDTLGLNDSRFALFCYKLEKDTLVLLPEYTLNPFFMELKSKTKKQIHSHTNSQICFLSYLAERHNINFVAPIVRHINKKLYKEIIYISTQNAQKFNQDIQKTQNIQKVIDTTKKAQKQQKNINESATNRAKSKVDSSTRGDKPPHNDSSTKSPSTQDSSLIQNAQGIKKFIFDFCISDTDTLTHIDKCATIYSFYRQQRLIEYHHWNEARFFDNHKHKILKKPLIFTHNGFNIAALFGFEVHFDEFWLSMKKEGVDIVLLPCANTFQSNARWRELCKVRAFLNGCVVIRANRVGTSVINDNEWVFYGDSLIAMPNGEIIDNLRDKEAMFSLEIYKNKILEMAHEWGFRKNF, translated from the coding sequence ATGAAAATTACAATTTTTCAGCAAGACACGCTTGGGCTAAATGATTCTCGCTTCGCGCTTTTTTGCTACAAGCTAGAAAAAGACACACTCGTGCTACTGCCCGAATACACGCTAAATCCGTTTTTTATGGAGCTAAAATCTAAGACAAAAAAACAAATCCACTCTCACACAAACTCTCAAATATGCTTCCTATCCTACCTAGCCGAGCGACACAATATCAACTTCGTAGCACCTATCGTGCGCCATATAAACAAAAAACTATACAAAGAAATCATCTACATTAGCACCCAAAACGCGCAAAAATTTAACCAAGACATACAAAAAACACAAAATATACAAAAAGTGATTGACACGACAAAAAAAGCACAAAAACAGCAAAAAAATATCAATGAAAGCGCGACAAATAGAGCAAAATCTAAGGTGGACTCTAGCACAAGAGGAGATAAACCCCCACACAATGATTCTAGCACGAAAAGTCCTAGCACGCAGGATTCTAGCCTCATACAAAACGCGCAAGGCATAAAAAAATTTATATTTGATTTTTGCATTAGCGATACAGATACTCTCACACATATCGACAAATGCGCGACAATCTACTCATTTTATCGACAGCAGCGACTTATAGAGTATCATCATTGGAATGAAGCGAGGTTTTTTGACAATCACAAGCACAAAATCCTAAAAAAACCCCTTATTTTTACGCATAATGGCTTTAATATCGCAGCGTTGTTTGGCTTTGAAGTGCATTTTGATGAGTTTTGGCTAAGTATGAAAAAAGAGGGCGTGGATATAGTGCTACTACCCTGTGCCAATACCTTTCAGTCAAATGCTAGGTGGCGTGAGCTATGCAAGGTGCGGGCTTTTCTAAATGGCTGTGTGGTGATTCGGGCTAATCGTGTAGGCACAAGTGTGATAAATGACAATGAATGGGTGTTTTATGGCGATAGCCTAATCGCTATGCCAAATGGCGAAATCATTGACAACTTGCGCGATAAAGAAGCAATGTTTTCCTTAGAAATCTATAAAAACAAAATTTTGGAAATGGCGCACGAATGGGGATTTCGCAAGAATTTTTAG